The DNA sequence TTTACTGGATAGCGTCCGGTAAAGGTCAATCATCTGCTCGTGCAAACTGAAAACCTCCTGACAGATATCATCAAAACCCAGCTTGCCAAAAGGGATTTCGCAGGGCTGGGAGATCTTGATCGGTTGGTGTGAGAGATAGTCGTATACATAGGTCTGCATCGCTTTCTGGTCTGCCTGCAGTTCAAACTGGGCGACCATTCGCTCCATCTCTGCCTCGTGATTCGACAGATAGGCAAGCAATAATTTGGCACGTTCTTCCTGATTCTCGCCGATACCCTTATCGAGACAATGTGCCAGATGCGCATGCAGCTGGCGGGTCCAGTCGATCAGTTCGGCAAAGGTTTTGATGTCCATCCTTACTCCCGTTATTTTATTGTTCAGTCTTGATGATTGATTTAAGTGTTCAATAAATACTTTTATACAGCGCTAAACGATTCACCGCCAACACAACTTTTACTCTACGCTGTCGGACTGGTATTTTGTGGTGATGTCTTGCCAAGTGAAACAGGTTGTCACGACGTTGTCTCTGCTCCTGTCCATCGCCAGTTGAGCACCTCTGGCATATCCTGCCCGTATTCATTGATATAGGCCTTGTGCGAGATCAATTTCTCATGGAGCTGCCGCTTCAAATCGACGCCCTGTTGACCAGTCTGGGGCAGGTAGTCGATGGCGGCCATGGCCAGATGAAAGCGATCCAACCTGTTTCGAACCGTCATATCAAATGGTGTGGTGGTGGAACCCTCTTCCTGGAACCCGTGTACATGCAGGTTCTGGTGATTATGGCGCCGATAGGTGAGCCGGTGAATCAGCAGCGGATAGCCGTGGTAGGCAAAAATAACCGGTTTGTCTGCCGTAAACAGGGCATCGAAGTTGGTATCGCACAAGCCGTGAGGATGTTTGCTGTCGGGCAGTAGGCGCATCAGATCCACCACATTGACGACCCGGATTTTCACCGCCGGCAATGCTTCGCGCAGGATAGCTACGGCTGCCATGGTTTCCAGGGTAGGCACATCACCGCAGCAGGCCATCACCACATCCGGTTCTTCTTCCCCCTCATTGCCGGCCCAGGACCAGATGCCGATACCGGCGGAGCAGTGTTTGACCGCCTGATCCATGGTCAGCCACTGGGGTGCAGACTGCTTGCCGGCTACGATGACATTCACGTAGTTGCGGCTGCGCAGGCAGTGATCGGTAACCGACAGCAGGGTATTGGCATCCGGCGGCAGATAAACGCGGATGATTTTGGCCTGTTTGTTGGCAACCACGTCAATGAACCCCGGATCCTGATGGCTGAAGCCATTGTGGTCCTGACGCCAGACATGGGATGACAGCAGGTAATTCAGGGACGCTATCGGTGGTCGCCAGGCAATATCGCCGGCCACATCCAGCCATTTGGCATGCTGGTTGAACATGGAATCTACAATGTGAATGAAGGCCTCATAGCAGGAAAAAAAGCCGTGTCGACCCGTCAGCAGGTAGCCTTCCAGCCAACCTTCACACTGGTGCTCACTGAGCATTTCCATCACTCGACCATCGGCTGCTACATGCTCGTCACCGGGTAGGATTTCGGCAGTGGAGCATCGGTTGGTCACCTCGAATACCGCATTCCAGCGGTTTGAATTCGTTTCATCCGGGCTGAATACCCGAAAGTTTTGCGGGTTGTGGGTGATGACATCGCGGATAAACTGTCCCTGCACCCGAGTGGATTCACAGTCCGCTCCACCGGGTATTTGCACCGCAACGGCATAGTCTCTGAAATCCGGCAGGTTCAGATCCTTTAGCAGCAGCCCACCATTGCTGTGTGGGTTGGCACCCATACGGCGTTCACCCTTGGGTGCCAGCGCCGCCAGTTCATTAATGAGTTTGCCCTGTTGGTCGAACAGTTCCTCGGGGCGGTAACTCCGCAACCAGGATTCCAGTATTTCCAGGTGCCCGGGGTGACGCATATCCCCCATCGGCACTTGGTGGGCGCGGAAAGTGCCCTCGGCAGGTTTGTCATCGACAGTTTTTGGACCCGTCCATCCTTTTGGGGAACGGAGAATAATCATTGGCCAACGGGGTCGCACTTTAAAGCCGTTATTCCGGGCTTCTGTCTGAATCTGATTGATCTCGATGATGGCGCTATCGAGTGTTGCCGCCATCTGTTGATGCATCGCCTCCGGGGAGTCGCCTTCCACAAAGTAGGGTTTGTAACCGTAGCCGGTAAACAATGCTTCCAGTTCATTGTGGGGAATCCTGGCCAGTACGGTAGGTCCGGCAATCTTATAACCGTTCAGGTGCAGGATAGGTAGAACCGCGCCGTCGTGCACGGGATTGAGAAACTTGTTGGAGTGCCAGCTGGTGGCCAGGGGGCCGGTTTCTGCTTCGCCATCGCCCACTACACAGGCCACGATCAGGTCCGGATTGTCAAACGCAGCGCCGAATGCGTGGGAGAGCGCATAGCCCAGCTCGCCGCCCTCATGGATTGAGCCGGGGGTTTCCGGCGCCACATGACTGGGAATGCCGCCGGGGAATGAAAACTGTTTGAACAGACGTTTCATCCCGATTTCATCCGGGGAAACTTCCGGGTACGTCTCACTGTAAGTGCCCTCCAGCCAGGTATTGGCCACAATGCCCGGTCCGCCGTGGCCGGGGCCTGTGATGTAGAGGATGTTGAGATCCAGCGCTTTGATGACCCGGTTGAGATGCACGTAAATAAAATTCAGTCCGGGCGTGGTGCCCCAGTGGCCGAGTAGCCGGGGCTTGATATGTGCCTGTTTCAGCGGTTCTCTGAGCAACGGATTATCCAGCAGGTAGATCTGTCCCACTGACAGATAATTGGCAGCACGCCAGTAGGCATCGATTTTTTGCAGCTGTTCCGCTGTCAGTGGCTGGTGATTCTGCACCATGCCGCTGTCCGCTGAATGTCGGTGTTGCATAGAATATTCCCTTGCCCGATAACAGAGTGTTCACCAGTGTTCATCATAGTCAAAAAAGCCGGATGTCAGCCAC is a window from the Porticoccus hydrocarbonoclasticus MCTG13d genome containing:
- a CDS encoding phosphoketolase family protein — its product is MQHRHSADSGMVQNHQPLTAEQLQKIDAYWRAANYLSVGQIYLLDNPLLREPLKQAHIKPRLLGHWGTTPGLNFIYVHLNRVIKALDLNILYITGPGHGGPGIVANTWLEGTYSETYPEVSPDEIGMKRLFKQFSFPGGIPSHVAPETPGSIHEGGELGYALSHAFGAAFDNPDLIVACVVGDGEAETGPLATSWHSNKFLNPVHDGAVLPILHLNGYKIAGPTVLARIPHNELEALFTGYGYKPYFVEGDSPEAMHQQMAATLDSAIIEINQIQTEARNNGFKVRPRWPMIILRSPKGWTGPKTVDDKPAEGTFRAHQVPMGDMRHPGHLEILESWLRSYRPEELFDQQGKLINELAALAPKGERRMGANPHSNGGLLLKDLNLPDFRDYAVAVQIPGGADCESTRVQGQFIRDVITHNPQNFRVFSPDETNSNRWNAVFEVTNRCSTAEILPGDEHVAADGRVMEMLSEHQCEGWLEGYLLTGRHGFFSCYEAFIHIVDSMFNQHAKWLDVAGDIAWRPPIASLNYLLSSHVWRQDHNGFSHQDPGFIDVVANKQAKIIRVYLPPDANTLLSVTDHCLRSRNYVNVIVAGKQSAPQWLTMDQAVKHCSAGIGIWSWAGNEGEEEPDVVMACCGDVPTLETMAAVAILREALPAVKIRVVNVVDLMRLLPDSKHPHGLCDTNFDALFTADKPVIFAYHGYPLLIHRLTYRRHNHQNLHVHGFQEEGSTTTPFDMTVRNRLDRFHLAMAAIDYLPQTGQQGVDLKRQLHEKLISHKAYINEYGQDMPEVLNWRWTGAETTS